From a single Solanum dulcamara chromosome 4, daSolDulc1.2, whole genome shotgun sequence genomic region:
- the LOC129884346 gene encoding uncharacterized protein LOC129884346, which yields MKEEIIKAMKKFHYTPDAVGLNYEDLCIHPDLDLPEGFKIPKFDTFSGIGNPLAHLRAYCDQLVGVGKNEALLMRLFSRRLSGEALEWFSSQEMKQWPNWNALAKDFIERFAYNVENVEIVPDRYSLEIIKQKSTKNYREYAYRWRKEAARVRPLMTEKEIIEVFVRNQEPEYYDRPLLLVGAKFAEVVKIKETIEDGLKTGRITCVAIQAGSSGLFKKKKEDVSFISHVPERRTARSSYFSSRKTSPSEIYPPSPQNSYPIFYVQPSYQTPPPKYLPPHYQNTTCGYQTPQRPNFRTPAPFLQNRPNYRDVPPPPQNNYHLTQPNFENRPARIFTPLVESRTKLFERLRDAGIIHLIAPKSADTSSRFFRDDQICAYHSNSVGHDTETYVNLRHKIQDLIDREVVTLQTATPNVNNNPLPNYEGVNINMIEVGKDWNADSPDKSNS from the coding sequence ATGAAAGAGGAAATTATAAAGGCTATGAAGAAGTTTCACTATACCCCGGATGCTGTTGGTTTGAATTATGAAGATCTGTGTATCCATCCAGATCTGGATCTTCCGGAAGGGTTTAAAATTCCTAAATTTGATACTTTCAGTGGAATCGGGAATCCTTTAGCTCATTTGAGAGCATATTGTGATCAACTCGTAGGAGTTGGGAAGAACGAGGCATTATTAATGCGACTCTTTAGCCGAAGATTAAGCGGAGAGGCCTTGGAATGGTTTAGTTCCCAAGAGATGAAACAATGGCCAAATTGGAATGCTTTGGCTAAAGATTTCATCGAAAGATTTGCTTACAATGTGGAGAATGTGGAGATCGTTCCTGATCGTTATTCTTTGGAGATAATTAAACAAAAGTCTACTAAAAATTATCGAGAGTACGCCTATCGTTGGAGGAAAGAGGCTGCCAGAGTGAGACCTCTCATGACTGAAAAAGAGATTATTGAAGTCTTTGTACGCAATCAAGAGCCTGAATACTATGACAGGCCGTTGTTGCTCGTAGGAGCAAAATTTGCAGAGGTGGTCAAAATTAAAGAGACCATCGAAGACGGTCTTAAGACCGGAAGGATTACCTGTGTGGCCATCCAAGCTGGGTCTTCAGgtttgttcaaaaagaaaaaagaagatgtGTCCTTTATTTCCCATGTGCCTGAAAGAAGGACAGCGAGATCATCCTATTTTAGCTCCAGAAAAACCTCACCCTCCGAAATCTATCCCCCATCTCCACAAAATTCCTACCCAATCTTTTATGTCCAACCGAGTTACCAAACCCCGCCTCCTAAATACTTACCTCCGCACTATCAAAATACTACTTGTGGCTACCAAACTCCACAACGCCCAAATTTCCGAACTCCCGCACCTTTCCTCCAAAATCGTCCTAATTATCGTGATGTACCCCCACCCCCACAAAATAACTACCATCTTACCCAACCCAATTTTGAAAATAGGCCTGCTAGGATTTTTACTCCTCTAGTGGAAAGTCGGACTAAGCTGTTCGAAAGACTGAGAGATGCAGGCATTATTCATCTCATTGCGCCTAAATCAGCTGATACAAGCTCTAGATTCTTCAGAGATGACCAAATATGTGCATATCATTCGAATAGTGTAGGGCATGATACTGAAACTTATGTCAATTTAAGGCACAAAATTCAGGATTTGATTGATCGCGAGGTCGTCACTCTCCAAACCGCCACTCCCAATGTTAATAATAACCCCCTGCCGAATTATGAAGGGGTGAATATTAACAtgattgaagttggaaaagattGGAATGCCGATAGCCCAGACAAATCTAACTCTTAA